The following is a genomic window from Malus sylvestris chromosome 12, drMalSylv7.2, whole genome shotgun sequence.
ACACTTCGAGGATCGACGATGACCTGAATTCTTGACAACCCATCAAACGAACGGGGTGGTGAACCCTGCAGAAGAACAAATAGATTTCTTTCAGAAAGGGGACAATGTGAAAGCAGAATGTATGAACAATTTACCCTCCCAATGTTCGAAGTAAAACTCCGTAAATTAACTCGTGAAACAGTATGTAATTAAGGTTTCTTGGGGGTCAAGCATCCGCCTTATCAGACAGAACCATGCATATCAGAAATCAGAAGGTATACAAGCTCTAAGTATATTTAATTCGTTACATCAAGACATGGACTTTGGGTTTCAGAGTTTCTCAGAACAATCAGTCGACGGGTTTACGCACGCGATATATCCAGAAAGGTTGAAGAACtataaaaattatgaattttaGGCCTTCGATTTCTTCCCTTTGACTTCAGGGACCGGTTTCTCCTTGAACGGTAGGAACTCCTTTCCACCCATGAAAGGTTGAAGAACTTTTGGTACATTTACACCCTCTTCGGTCTGGTAGTTCTCGAGAATGCAGCACATGGTTCTCTCTGTCGCAGTAAGAGTTGAGTTCAATAAGTGAACATATTGCTTTGTCTGCTCGTTGCTCTGTAAAAGCACAAAGGCTCGAGTGAAAATAATATTTCAATAGGTAACAACAAAACCTTCTTAAGTTCAATAAACACCATATGAACAGAATATTTCCTAAATTTGATCAGAGCATACAGTTCAATGGTATATGACCTACGGTAAAAGTAAGTGGTTATCTTCTTTCTAATTAAATTTCTGAGGCACACATAATCAATCTTTATGTTAATTAGAAGTACAGTCTGCAGTAATCAGAAATATGTGATAAATGTCAGATTTAACCTACCTTTTTCTGCCCATATCGAATTTCTAACTTTCTTGACTGGTAGTCCGTACAGTTTGAACAAGAAACCAGCTCTCTATATGTCTGAGATGCAGGAAACCATCCTTCCAGATCATACTTCTTTGCTGCGGCATCATTCAAAGCACCAGAAACGATGGACACAATATGATAGGGGAGCCCTAACTGCAAGTGACAAAATTCAAAATATCATACTCAGAAATAACACtattgatgaaattgaggtttcaccataaaaccaattggcaatatggggagtagcccatgaccatataagcacatagcaaatcttgtccctcaccgatgtgggacaactcttcCTCACATTTCAACTCTCAACAACTACTAAACAGAAGATTTTCATCTACATTAATCAGATCCATAAAAAGGCATCCAACTTTGGTTTACAATAAGCAGGTGTATCTGCATCAATCTCTCAACCAATACAGTGACAACCATGCAATTCAAATATTTTCCTCCCAAAAGTAGAATAAACGTAAACTTAAACATGGGGTATGTGCTACAGATGCCATTTGGCATTCCAAAGTCACCCAGTCACTAAATCGTCGTTCCCAAACTTGatcaaaaagcaaaagtatGAAAAGGAAATAAGTTCTCAAGGGAAAAAGCTGTACCGCTTGATAAAATTCCTCAGAGTTTTTTATCATTTCCTCGTGCATTTCCCAAGAATCATTGCCATTTGGGGTTGTAATACAGAACTGTTCAACTTTCTCAAACTGATGAACCCTAAAAATTCCCAAGGTATCTCGACCGTGTGAACCAGCTTCTTTACGAAAACAAGATGAATATCCCGCATATCtgagaaaaaaaaccaaaaaattaatGAATGGAATACAAATATCATCTTTTATAcataaattttccaacaaaatgttACTACCTTAAGGGTAGCTGGGATGGATGGATCCAATCATCTATATGATATGCACAAAGTGGCTGTTCAGATGTAGCAATCAGATATTTGTCATCACCTTCACCGGTAACCTGTtccacaaaaataaattaaagtcaTCCTCACGTTAAGCAAACCAAATGTAGGAAATATGATTTCAATGGATCATTAAAAATTTAGAATGAAAAACATCCACAATACGAACCAATTCTAGTATCTTGACAAGTTAACACAAAACAAGGCCCATatatttgtaagttaaaatttCACAATTACAACAAAAAGCTTGGGTGCCAACTCTATATGGCCCTATAAAACAAAAACTATTGGCAAATATTACCAAAAGCTACCTTGTAAAGTTCCTCATCAAATTGTGCTAATTGAGCACATTTTCCCATGATATCTTTTCTCATGAAAAATGGGGTATGCAGTTCTGTATATCCCCTTTTCTCAAGAAAATCAAGACCAAAGTTTATCAGAGCTTGATTAAGGCGTACACCAACACCTTTCAGGTAAAAACCTCTACCTCCTGCCACTTCAGCGCCTATACATTTTAAGCAGATTGAGTTAAAAACAGGCTAGTGCGGAACTAGGCGAATCTAGAGATTATACATGTCATAAGAAGTAAAAATGCAATATCATCCATAACTTTCCAATTCTTTCAAACCCTATAGACccagaaagagagagaactCAATACCTTTCTTCAAGTCTGCGATCCCAAGaagctcaacaagttcaacatgGTTTTTGAGTTTTGGCTCCACTCGTTTGTCACCCCATGATCTAATCACAGCATTATTTTCctaaaatacataaaaacaccACATATAAAAAT
Proteins encoded in this region:
- the LOC126593637 gene encoding serine--tRNA ligase-like, which produces MLDINLFREEKGHNPEIIRESQRRRFKGVEIVDEVIQLDKEWRQRQFELESLRKEFNKINKRVAQLRIAGEDATEVIKDTEENKRLAAEKEVEVREALTQLNSKLDIIGNLVHDSVPFSNDEENNAVIRSWGDKRVEPKLKNHVELVELLGIADLKKGAEVAGGRGFYLKGVGVRLNQALINFGLDFLEKRGYTELHTPFFMRKDIMGKCAQLAQFDEELYKVTGEGDDKYLIATSEQPLCAYHIDDWIHPSQLPLRYAGYSSCFRKEAGSHGRDTLGIFRVHQFEKVEQFCITTPNGNDSWEMHEEMIKNSEEFYQALGLPYHIVSIVSGALNDAAAKKYDLEGWFPASQTYRELVSCSNCTDYQSRKLEIRYGQKKSNEQTKQYVHLLNSTLTATERTMCCILENYQTEEGVNVPKVLQPFMGGKEFLPFKEKPVPEVKGKKSKA